A window of the Spirochaetota bacterium genome harbors these coding sequences:
- a CDS encoding tetratricopeptide repeat protein, with protein sequence MIRTGKKVITFVGVAIAATLIYGSAGAAVLMRNADQQPTLKVFYHEQDTGGWNAVLVGKLESIGMKGEVDKGDITAAAQDKSKAAVRLYHNEGIRQGEELFVVNDRNLVVSRIEVKTLFKSASFGHMLVGYGNLRLARAGNRVVQRVEDQYSRYAYIYSSRGDFYGEIGDEGEAIKHYKKAIELDRGNPEAHLALGLIYLKGDTLQFAFKEFSEAYKRIARMYDKEDRYILLKSMAETRYREAYFTRLSGDLRNKYIKEGIRYAEEALGMHKDSREAHFYLGMFHYRNPDRSDVKARDHMLKVLELDPENVDACLILAELYYNHGNKGKARSFAEQALKIDGTSERARFIKRLSEQE encoded by the coding sequence ATGATACGGACAGGGAAAAAAGTCATAACCTTTGTTGGTGTGGCTATCGCGGCGACGCTGATATACGGCTCGGCCGGCGCAGCGGTTTTAATGCGGAACGCCGACCAGCAGCCCACGCTGAAGGTTTTCTATCACGAGCAGGACACCGGCGGGTGGAACGCGGTGCTGGTTGGAAAACTTGAATCGATCGGCATGAAAGGCGAAGTCGACAAAGGCGATATAACCGCCGCGGCTCAGGACAAATCCAAGGCCGCCGTGCGACTGTATCATAACGAGGGGATACGGCAGGGGGAGGAGCTTTTCGTCGTTAATGACCGGAACCTCGTCGTTTCACGCATCGAAGTGAAAACGCTGTTTAAAAGCGCGTCATTCGGACATATGCTCGTAGGATATGGGAACCTGAGACTTGCCCGGGCAGGCAATCGCGTGGTGCAGAGAGTCGAGGACCAGTATTCCCGGTACGCGTATATATACAGCTCCAGGGGCGACTTCTACGGGGAAATCGGCGACGAAGGAGAGGCGATAAAACATTACAAGAAGGCGATTGAGCTGGATCGTGGCAACCCGGAGGCGCATCTTGCACTGGGACTTATTTATCTGAAGGGCGACACGCTGCAGTTCGCTTTCAAGGAATTCTCCGAAGCATATAAAAGAATAGCGCGCATGTACGATAAGGAAGACCGGTACATTCTTTTAAAAAGCATGGCTGAGACACGGTACAGGGAGGCCTATTTTACGCGACTTTCGGGCGATCTAAGAAACAAGTACATAAAGGAAGGCATACGGTACGCCGAAGAAGCGCTGGGCATGCACAAAGACTCGCGCGAGGCGCATTTTTACCTCGGTATGTTTCATTACCGGAACCCGGACCGGTCCGATGTAAAAGCGCGTGACCATATGCTTAAAGTACTCGAACTCGATCCGGAAAACGTTGATGCGTGTCTTATACTGGCGGAACTGTATTATAATCACGGGAATAAGGGGAAAGCCAGATCATTCGCGGAACAGGCGCTGAAAATCGACGGAACCAGTGAGCGTGCCAGGTTTATTAAAAGGCTTTCTGAACAGGAATAA
- a CDS encoding DUF6079 family protein: protein MRYGDLIQFEPIESVVQLRDADEVAFARQLVQTYVISSEMAEKL from the coding sequence ATGAGATACGGAGACCTGATCCAATTCGAGCCTATCGAGTCGGTGGTCCAGCTACGAGACGCCGACGAGGTGGCTTTCGCCCGGCAGCTTGTCCAGACCTATGTCATCTCCTCTGAGATGGCCGAGAAGCTG
- the rph gene encoding ribonuclease PH codes for MKNSTRDGRGDDELRPVSATRDIQTAGEGALLFAMGETRVLCAASVSRTVPDHAAAKGWGWITSEYTMLPYSTSPRTERRALRPDGRAIEIQRLVGRSLRSGADLSKLEGYSITVDCDVMKADGGTRTAAITGGFIVLRMAVDALLAKGGLSHDPLQTSVAAVSTGLVDGRMLLDLDYSEDSRASVDMNIVMDDRFNFIEVQGAGEMTSFSRKELDSMIELSEKGIRELFEVQRSCLR; via the coding sequence ATGAAGAACTCGACCAGAGACGGACGCGGGGATGATGAGCTGAGGCCAGTATCGGCGACCCGGGATATTCAGACCGCCGGGGAGGGCGCACTTCTGTTCGCGATGGGCGAAACGCGCGTACTGTGCGCGGCAAGCGTATCGCGAACGGTGCCCGATCACGCGGCCGCGAAGGGATGGGGATGGATAACCTCCGAATATACCATGCTGCCATATTCGACCAGCCCCAGGACCGAGAGGCGCGCATTGCGGCCGGATGGCAGGGCGATCGAGATACAGCGCCTTGTAGGACGATCGCTTCGCAGTGGTGCGGATCTCTCGAAACTCGAGGGATACAGCATTACGGTGGACTGCGACGTGATGAAGGCGGACGGCGGCACCCGCACCGCCGCGATAACCGGGGGATTTATCGTGCTGCGCATGGCGGTTGACGCTCTGTTAGCAAAGGGAGGGCTTTCGCATGATCCTCTGCAGACATCCGTGGCCGCGGTCTCAACGGGTCTGGTTGACGGAAGGATGCTTCTGGACCTCGATTATTCCGAGGACTCGCGCGCGTCGGTCGATATGAATATCGTGATGGACGATCGTTTCAATTTTATCGAGGTTCAGGGTGCCGGGGAGATGACCTCGTTCTCCCGAAAGGAGCTCGATAGCATGATCGAACTGTCGGAAAAGGGAATCCGAGAGCTTTTCGAGGTACAGAGGAGCTGCCTGCGTTGA
- a CDS encoding PorV/PorQ family protein — MEYRTPKSILILLVCWAFSAMALRSGALAAGSAGTSGADFLEIGVGSRPLGMGEAFTAATDDINSIYYNPAGLGTMRYPVASIMHQELILDSRFENISAAFPIFYGFMGVSNSIFWVPPFDKIDIDGNKTGTVTFYNACFTLAYGQSLGFMEVGGSVKYIHQKIDTLTLHSAAMDFGVLKRLYMYSPFDAPIRNFVLGMSLQNIGTKAKDDELPRLMRMGASYYLTRWFGVNLDVMQYFIDDSDLYDFTYGFEESLRANVGMELNYFNILALRGGYRFNDSGKYSLGMGFNYAVKDVGFSIDASYTDSGIFGPVYSFSITFKLIPKVITVEDQLKAEAHYQKAIKYYIANDIDSALDEFRSCRDYNPYHKNVKKKIQDLEYLKELKRKNEELDQRRTRG, encoded by the coding sequence ATGGAATACCGGACACCGAAATCGATCCTGATATTGCTTGTCTGCTGGGCCTTTTCGGCAATGGCGCTTCGCAGCGGCGCGTTAGCCGCCGGTTCAGCCGGCACCTCCGGCGCGGATTTTCTTGAAATCGGCGTGGGAAGCCGTCCCCTTGGAATGGGGGAGGCGTTTACCGCGGCCACCGACGACATCAACTCGATCTATTACAATCCCGCGGGCCTCGGCACCATGCGTTATCCGGTGGCTTCCATCATGCACCAGGAGCTTATCCTCGATTCGCGGTTCGAAAACATCAGCGCGGCCTTTCCGATTTTTTACGGATTCATGGGCGTCTCCAACTCGATCTTCTGGGTGCCTCCGTTCGATAAAATCGATATCGACGGAAATAAAACGGGGACCGTCACCTTTTACAATGCCTGTTTTACCCTGGCATACGGCCAGTCGCTCGGCTTTATGGAGGTCGGCGGATCGGTCAAATACATCCATCAGAAAATAGACACGCTCACCCTGCATTCGGCAGCAATGGATTTCGGGGTGTTGAAACGGCTGTATATGTATTCGCCCTTCGACGCGCCCATTCGCAATTTCGTGCTGGGGATGTCCCTGCAGAACATCGGCACGAAAGCGAAAGACGACGAACTCCCTCGGCTCATGAGGATGGGGGCCTCGTATTACCTGACCCGCTGGTTCGGCGTCAATCTCGACGTTATGCAGTACTTCATCGATGATTCGGACCTGTATGATTTCACCTACGGTTTCGAGGAGAGCCTGAGGGCGAACGTCGGTATGGAGCTGAACTATTTCAATATCCTCGCGCTTCGCGGGGGATATCGCTTCAACGATTCCGGCAAATACAGCCTCGGCATGGGATTCAACTACGCGGTAAAGGACGTCGGTTTCTCTATCGATGCATCGTACACCGATTCGGGAATCTTCGGACCGGTATACTCATTCTCGATAACGTTCAAGCTCATCCCCAAGGTCATAACCGTCGAAGACCAGTTGAAGGCGGAGGCGCATTACCAGAAGGCGATAAAGTACTATATAGCAAACGACATAGATTCCGCCCTGGACGAGTTCAGGAGCTGCAGGGATTACAATCCCTATCACAAGAACGTTAAAAAGAAGATACAAGACCTCGAATATCTGAAGGAACTTAAGCGGAAGAATGAAGAACTCGACCAGAGACGGACGCGGGGATGA
- the hflX gene encoding GTPase HflX — protein MDASVNRIPSSADERALLVAIRLHGHDEDLVAHSLDELSMLVNTAGAVIVEKMILKRREFDPAHLIGKGQMERITALIAEKDIRLVVFDQNAVKPAQIRNLETIFKCRVVGRTEVILDIFARRARSAESKIQVELAQLRYILPRLKGLGGVLSRLGGGIGTRGPGEKMLETDRRHILRRIAKLNDRLEEITEHRTLIRRGRSGRVRGAVVGYTNAGKSTLLNLLARDDLFVEDRLFATLDAYTRVVYLEKDKKALLTDTVGFINNLPANLVESFKSTLEEIRNAHFIIHVIDITARNHSQNIRTVEKELAALECVDIPTVLFFNKIDRAESVELIDAVGNRHPSAIMGSAITGEGIDRLKNVMIELYDRIEPLKS, from the coding sequence ATGGATGCATCGGTAAATAGGATACCATCGTCCGCGGACGAGCGGGCGCTTCTTGTGGCGATACGCCTTCATGGCCACGACGAGGACCTTGTCGCGCACTCGCTCGATGAGCTGTCGATGCTCGTCAACACCGCCGGCGCGGTCATCGTCGAGAAGATGATCCTGAAGCGCCGGGAGTTCGACCCCGCGCACCTGATAGGCAAAGGGCAGATGGAAAGGATCACCGCCCTGATCGCCGAAAAGGACATACGCCTGGTCGTTTTCGATCAGAACGCGGTAAAGCCGGCGCAGATCCGCAATCTGGAAACGATATTCAAGTGCAGGGTGGTCGGCCGCACCGAGGTCATACTCGATATCTTCGCCCGCCGGGCGCGAAGCGCGGAATCGAAGATACAGGTCGAGCTTGCGCAGCTTCGCTATATCCTACCGCGGCTCAAAGGCCTGGGGGGGGTGCTTTCCAGACTTGGCGGCGGTATCGGTACGCGCGGCCCCGGCGAAAAAATGCTCGAAACCGATAGACGGCACATCCTTCGCAGAATCGCCAAACTCAACGACAGGCTCGAAGAGATAACCGAACACCGAACGCTCATACGCAGGGGGCGTTCGGGCCGGGTACGCGGAGCGGTGGTCGGCTATACCAACGCCGGAAAATCGACGCTCCTCAATCTGCTCGCACGGGACGATCTCTTTGTGGAAGACAGGCTCTTTGCCACCCTGGACGCGTATACGCGCGTGGTATATCTCGAAAAGGATAAAAAAGCCCTCCTGACCGACACGGTCGGGTTCATCAACAACCTGCCGGCAAACCTCGTAGAGTCGTTCAAGTCGACGCTCGAGGAGATCCGCAACGCGCATTTTATAATACATGTAATCGATATCACCGCGCGAAACCACTCGCAGAACATACGAACCGTGGAAAAGGAACTGGCCGCGCTCGAATGCGTCGATATTCCGACGGTGCTGTTCTTCAACAAAATCGACCGCGCGGAATCAGTCGAGCTCATCGATGCCGTTGGCAACAGGCATCCATCGGCGATAATGGGGTCGGCCATTACCGGCGAGGGTATCGACCGCCTCAAAAACGTCATGATAGAGCTATACGACCGTATTGAACCCCTCAAATCGTAA
- a CDS encoding helix-turn-helix domain-containing protein codes for MEDRWLSVDEIADHLGIKRDTVYKWISERQMPGHKIGRLWKFNKKEVDEWVKSGGAGDNEPGSKGDR; via the coding sequence ATGGAAGACCGATGGCTCTCCGTAGATGAGATTGCGGACCATCTCGGCATCAAGCGGGATACGGTCTACAAGTGGATCAGTGAACGGCAGATGCCGGGCCACAAGATCGGTCGGCTTTGGAAGTTCAACAAGAAAGAAGTGGACGAGTGGGTGAAGTCTGGCGGAGCCGGCGATAACGAGCCTGGATCAAAAGGAGATCGCTAA
- a CDS encoding M23 family metallopeptidase, whose product MSDRAASIPGLVLAAAIIALALYGTLSARKDDGVAVKGKEIDRLEDAIILEGLEMNTEIPPESETADHGGMILYDEDFIVEGDSPEHIAKKDDAGNADSILAGLKKEDARWHARDYTIRRGDNLWTIAKKFGIDHRLIIRINEIRNPDSLRPGKKIMVPCRTGVYYTVRRGDTITGIASRYRIGAGKISSHNEITSLIKPGMRIFLPGGVAPVVRRRTVSQDRGAIADNRMLKKDILKMSFSWPVRGRITSSFGDRRDPFTKKRRFHCGIDISLEPGTPVKAAADGTVIFSGWKDGYGSVVVIKHEKGYITVYAHNKSNGVKEGEEVKRGQEIALSGMSGLATGGHLHFEIRKYLTPLNPLRLLR is encoded by the coding sequence ATGAGTGATCGCGCCGCATCCATCCCCGGACTCGTTCTGGCCGCCGCCATCATCGCCCTGGCGCTGTACGGAACACTTTCCGCCCGCAAAGACGACGGAGTGGCCGTTAAAGGAAAAGAGATAGACCGGCTCGAGGACGCCATCATCCTCGAAGGCCTCGAGATGAACACGGAAATACCACCCGAGTCAGAGACGGCGGATCATGGCGGGATGATTCTCTACGATGAAGACTTTATCGTGGAAGGCGACTCGCCCGAACACATCGCGAAAAAGGACGATGCGGGCAATGCCGATTCAATACTCGCTGGTTTAAAAAAGGAGGACGCTCGATGGCATGCGCGTGATTATACGATTCGCAGGGGCGACAATCTGTGGACCATCGCCAAAAAATTCGGAATCGACCATCGTCTGATCATACGGATTAATGAAATACGGAACCCGGACTCTTTAAGACCCGGAAAAAAAATAATGGTCCCGTGCCGAACCGGAGTGTACTATACAGTTCGCCGGGGAGATACGATTACCGGGATAGCGTCGCGATACAGGATAGGCGCCGGCAAAATATCCTCGCACAACGAGATAACCTCGCTTATCAAACCGGGAATGAGGATTTTTCTGCCAGGGGGTGTCGCGCCGGTTGTACGGCGCAGAACCGTGAGCCAGGATCGCGGCGCAATTGCCGATAACCGGATGCTTAAAAAAGACATATTAAAAATGTCGTTCTCCTGGCCGGTGAGGGGCCGGATTACATCGAGTTTTGGCGACAGGAGAGACCCGTTTACGAAAAAGAGAAGGTTCCATTGCGGGATCGATATAAGTCTCGAACCGGGAACACCTGTTAAGGCGGCCGCAGATGGCACGGTGATTTTCAGCGGCTGGAAGGACGGCTATGGCAGCGTGGTTGTAATCAAACATGAAAAAGGCTATATTACGGTATATGCGCATAACAAGTCAAACGGCGTCAAGGAAGGCGAAGAGGTGAAGCGTGGACAGGAGATAGCACTTTCAGGAATGAGCGGTCTCGCGACAGGCGGTCATCTTCACTTCGAGATAAGGAAATACCTTACGCCTCTCAATCCCCTGAGGTTGCTGAGATAG
- a CDS encoding DUF192 domain-containing protein, producing the protein MTSFKAFIAVVLGAALLVGPACAADTRTCVIVIINKNEDRVRLLIETARSEAEKERGLMHRKNLEKNSGMLFIFAQEQYLNFWMKNTHIPLSIAYIGENGIIRDMQDMRPLDTSVTYPSRYPALYALEVNRGWFAENGIVPGCRVELDGCIGK; encoded by the coding sequence ATGACCAGTTTTAAGGCTTTTATAGCGGTTGTGCTCGGAGCGGCACTTCTTGTGGGGCCGGCCTGTGCCGCGGATACGCGCACCTGCGTCATTGTAATTATCAATAAAAACGAAGACCGCGTGCGTCTTCTTATCGAGACCGCCCGAAGCGAAGCTGAAAAGGAGCGCGGCCTCATGCACAGGAAAAACCTGGAAAAAAACTCCGGCATGCTGTTCATTTTCGCCCAGGAACAGTATCTTAATTTCTGGATGAAGAACACGCATATTCCCCTCAGCATCGCCTATATCGGCGAAAACGGAATCATCAGGGACATGCAGGACATGAGGCCGCTCGACACGTCGGTGACTTATCCTTCGAGGTATCCCGCGCTGTACGCGCTGGAGGTAAACCGGGGCTGGTTTGCCGAAAACGGGATCGTGCCGGGGTGCCGGGTGGAGCTTGATGGATGCATCGGTAAATAG
- the brxF gene encoding BREX-3 system P-loop-containing protein BrxF translates to MAEPLADRVIKRIGQAAELYHRLVMLVAPAGAGKTAALQDVHERTAAPLVNVNLELSRRMLDLTERQRALQLPRLLSEIVGSAATDVVLLDNIEVLFDISLKQDPLRLLQGLSRNKTVVAAWSGTIDGEHMVYATPDHPEYRRYPVQDFLVVSPEAAV, encoded by the coding sequence ATGGCGGAACCACTCGCCGATAGAGTCATAAAGCGAATTGGCCAAGCTGCGGAGTTGTACCACCGTCTTGTCATGCTGGTGGCCCCGGCTGGTGCGGGCAAGACCGCCGCGCTCCAGGATGTTCATGAGCGTACGGCGGCTCCGCTGGTCAACGTCAACCTCGAGCTTTCTCGGCGCATGCTCGACCTCACCGAGCGCCAGCGGGCACTGCAGTTACCCCGCCTTCTCTCTGAGATCGTAGGATCAGCAGCAACTGACGTGGTCTTGCTGGACAACATCGAGGTCCTCTTTGACATCTCGCTCAAGCAGGACCCGCTGCGGCTTCTGCAGGGGCTCTCGCGGAACAAGACAGTGGTCGCGGCTTGGAGCGGCACCATCGACGGCGAGCACATGGTCTATGCGACGCCGGATCACCCCGAGTACAGGCGGTATCCGGTGCAAGATTTCCTGGTAGTGAGCCCGGAGGCCGCTGTATGA